GCCTATATATAcccttaattaattattgcacAAATGCATCAATAATAAACTAGTCATGCCATAATGGCTCATTTGTTTTACAACTTCTTATTCATATGGCATCTATTGTTGATGCCTTGCTTCTCTCTGAGACTTCCAAACAATGCAGTGGAACTTTCCAGAATCAAGCATCGTAGCAAGAGATACGACGATTCAATTTCGTTTTTGGCGGTCGGAGATTGGGGAAGAAATGGGAACTTTAACCAATCTATAGTTGCTACTCAGGTCCATTTTATATCATTCTTGAATTTTTTTAGTCTATAGTAActaaattttgattatttttgcaGATGGGATATGTTGGGAAGAAACTGGGAATTGATTTTGTGGTGTCAACCGGTGATAACTTCTACGACGATGGATTGAAGGGTGAAGACGATCGAGCTTTTAAAACATCGTTTTCGAACATCTACACTGCTAAAAGCCTTAGAAAGCCATGGTTCTCAGGTAAAAAATTCTGTCTTGATCTGCTGCATTAAGGCCTATTGCTTCGTATTTATGACCAATGTCGTTGCATCGAAGAACAGTGTTGGGGAACCACGATTATCAGGGGAACGTCGAGGCTCAGTTGAGTCCAGCACTTAAGAAGCGTGACAAAAGATGGAATTGTAAGAGAAACTTCATACTTGAAGCAGGTATAGATAGTGCTGGCTGGTTCTCTCTGGTTCATAATCTTGGCCTTACAAAGTACTTATAGCTCGTTCGTGTGTTAGGATCCGCGGATATCTTCTTTGTTGACACGACTCCGTTCGTACAGAAGTACTTCGACAATCCTAAGAAGCAAGTGTTTGATTGGAGAAATGTGTTGCCAAGAGACAGATATATGTCTTCCACCTTAAAAGTGAGTATGGCAGTTCTTGATGTTTTTTTCTTGGAATGTATAATAAACTTATTTATTTGGTTGATGTCAATTTTAGAATATGAATGTGTCACTGGAGCATTCCAAGGCACCTTGGAAAATTGTGGTTGGACACCACACAATAAGAAGCATTGGTTATCATGGTGACACTCAAGAAATGATAGATCACTTTCTACCAATTCTTGAGGTGCTTTCTTTAACaatcaatcacacaaaatatgtTCAAAGATtagaatttaatttttgaaacttgTTATAGGCTCACAAGGTGGATATGTACATCAATGGGCATGACCACTGCTTGCAGCACCTCAGCAACGAGCGCGGGTATGTCTTAGAAACTTCTTACTTATACGCCCTCTCGTCTTTGACATGGTTGTCACGATGCAGGTCGATGCAGTTCCTAACAAGTGGGGGTGGTTCGAAGGCATGGAAGAACAAAATCCATTATGGATTGCACAATGACAGCAGCATGCACTTCTATCATGATGGCCAAGGCTTCTTGTCTGTGGAGATTGCTCGTGATAAGGCTAAGTTAGAATTTTACGACGTTTCTGGGAGAACTATTCATCGTTTTAAACTCGAAAAGTAAAAACAGAAAGAAGCTGTTTATCTAGTGCTGAAACAGATTTCACCTTCTGAAAAATAGATGTGTTGTGGTGAATGTCATGTGACATTGTTGTCTTGTTTGGCAGAAGTggcaaaaaaaatttctttgcAAATATCAAAATGTGATTGCAGATGTTTCCACCAACAGAAAATGGGAGGGAAATTCACAGAAAAAGTacataaaaacaaaatttgatGACCCAAagcattaaaaaagaaaaatgcaaGAATAGTGCATGGACCAGTGATTAATATCCTTCACATGAAGCATATATAGCTGACAAATCACAAGAAGCTTTTATCAGCATCATGACTGAAACACACAGATATTCGATTCCTCTGCTTATGCTACCTTTGATGATAATTTGGCGGTGCCTAAGCCAAGCATATGTTTCAGCCACACTTGTTCAGATTCAACACCGGGTCGGAAACGACAACCAAGTGAGCTTGTTGGCTGTGGGGTAATACTAGTAATTACAATAGATACAAGAAAAACTTGAAATTCTACTATGATGGGCAAGGGTTCGTCTCAGTTCAACTTACAAGAACCGAAGCAAATGTAGCTTTCTATGACGCTTCTGGCAAAACACTGCGTAGTTTCAAGCTAAAAAGTAAGCCGAGTTAAAACTGAAGGCTCATCTCAGTGACGATGTACGGATAACTTTCCCTGTATCCATGCCATCACCTGTAGTAACagcaaaaataatactccttggAGAATATTTAGCTCTCCATTTTGCAATGAGACAACTCTCAGTTATATTCACTTGCTGTCACACTCACAATGCATAAGAGTAGATATATGAATGGAAACATAATAATTGAGACAATCAATTCCATAATCATAAGTTTGATAAATACAAAGCAATCAAGAAACATAGCAACCATACTACTTATTACAATCTCCATTTCTGCATGTGACAGGAGATGTGAAAGAACTAGCTGAGAATAGGATTTTGAATCCACAAACATTCAATCAATTTGGAGCAAGGTTACTATGTACAAGTCAAGTAGAGCAAGGCAGCAGCATCTCCACTCAAAGTAAAGCCATTTCCGATACCATCAGCCGCATCACCATCACAAGGCTTAGTTTGCAACAAAATGGTACCTTGAATCCACATAGCTCTCAACATCCCAAAGGAAAGAACCAAAAGTCACAGCTTCCAAAACAAGTCTCCTCAGGCCGCCAAAGCTAATTTTGATGGCTTCATCCTTTTGGGGATGAATGGTTCCTTCAGGTGTGATTGCGATCTCAGGCCTACCAAATAATGATTCTGCATGTTTCTCAATGATGCTAATATCCTCCTTAGATCTGATGGTTGCATATTTTTGAAGCGACTCTCCATCAAATGACATGACATAAGTTCGCAATCTGGATGGCTTTAACCCGTCAACACCAATACCAACACCAGCGCCTCAGGAAATGATGACATTTCTGGGTGAGGTTGAGCTTTCCTGCGAGACTTATTAATGTTGCTATCACTTGGTCTTGTTCCCTCCAATGCAACTTGTTCGCCAACATTGTCAATACTCTGGGGAAGGACTTTCATACTCTTCTCCAACTGAAACCTTTGGTCTATACGTTTAAGGAAATATCCATACATTACAGAGGCGGCATAAACCTGCCCAACCCTAATTCTGCTTATTTGAGCTACAGAAGTAGAGACAAGTGGTTCTGAATCATTTCGTACGCCTCAGGAGAGTGCAGGTGCTCCAATTTATCATCTTCGCCGGGCCACTTATCAACATGAGCAGGACCACCAGGCGTTGATGGAATTATAGTAGGAATCAGGGATACGCTGGCATCCATGAATTTCTGCACCACCAATGCATACAAGATCTCTTCCAGGGCCTTCTTTCTTTCATTAGCTTTAACCTCCGCAATTCTCCTACAGTCGAAAGGAAGCGATGCCATAATAGACATTCCACTTCAGTCTTTACTTAAGGATAATACCATAGTAACAATAATTTCCACACATGAAAAACTactcccattaaaaatgaaacgtttttctttttggattgtcccattaaaaatgaaacgtttcctaaaatggaaacaactctctctactttactttactctctcttcattaactcacaaaacaacactacacaAAATCCTGTGCCGATTcacaaatgtttcatatttaatgggacggagggagtatttgatagCTTAGAAATCCATATTCTTCATGCTTGGTTAGACTATAAACAATTATGCATCGTCTAAAAATGGTAACATCTCCACAGAGATATGGCTCTATCATTTACTGGACAGCATTTTAAGTCGTATCAGTTAATCCTGTTACTTGTATAAAACAAGATCAGTTCCAGACGCAGATGgctcttccttctctctctgCCTCACGGTCGGTTTGCAGTTGTTCAAGTTGCTGTTCTACTGCAGCAGGAACAAGATGCGGGTGACTTGCTAATATCTGAGAGAGAAACTTCCCTATGGGGGACTCTATCTGTAGAGGAGCAATAGGAGCTTCCGAACTGCTAGAGTCGGAAGGTTGCATAGATGCTCTGGTTGCAGTGCTCCTCCTGCTCAAATAGCTCACTTTTTTGTTTCCCATCTTGAATTTGGAAACAAGTGGTGTTCGCTGCAGTTCACCATCCCAATTCGAAAATTTTACTTTGTCATAGAGTACACTAGTTCCTCAACCAAGCAAAAAGAATAACAAGACTGCACATTACTCTTACTATAGTTAGAGGATACCATAAACAATTTAGCATTATTACATAAAGGTGAGCTAAAACACAACACCCAATTCCCCAAGTTCTCATACAAAGCCAGATTTAACAGTAGATAGATAAACTTCTACTGTAACTACATCCATATAATTATCCAATACAGAAGGCCAGATAAAAGCATCACTTGTAAATCTATTCAGCTCGGCCCGTAAATTTTTCAAGCTCGTTTTCTGATCTTACAAATAGGTCTACCATATAGGTAAAACATAAATTTCCCCATAAGACATCACTCTGAACCaatgtaaaaagaaaaaagttcaCTCATTTCAACTTAATTACACTGATCAAATGATCCAAACCCCTCTCCCCCATTCCTAAAccataaaaaaagagagagagaagaaagaagacGGGAAAAATGTATACCAAATCAGCTATTGCCTTATCatgaacaaaaaaattgaaacttttttAATCTACTTCTCAAAACAATTCATATTATTCATCCAATAAAAGTGAAAATCATACTAACTCGCCCACCCTAAATTAATCAAATCCCAGCCCTAAATCGTGCCTCACCATATCAAAATTTACAGTGCATATGAAAACGACCGATCATTACCTGAATCCAAGCGTTGGAGAGCACAGGCCTCAGCCCGACCCTGACATCGGGTCTTGTCGGGCAGGACCGGGAAGCCCAATTGGGGGAGATACTGCAAACAGAAGCCCGAAAGGAGCGGTGCTTAAAATGCCAAAATTTGTGAACCAAACGCAACAGctatactaattttttttatgtttaatttacATCATTTAAATActattttattctattaaaaGGTAAAACACAGGTAAAAAGACGTTAGCATATTAgagtattttattatatatgttGACTTTAACAGTTACtcttattactatttttttagttGATGTTTTAATTGATATTTGTAACTGTGGATTAAAggagtgatcaattgttaactcatcatttaattgcaaattacaattaatttaagtccatagaattttagaaatcttgtggtctacaatCAGCTACGTGTAATTtatcgtttttcatttttttaatattaaaaagataatagcaaCTATTAAATTTAGGGTTTAAAAAAACAATGTCAATACcgtgtatgaaatacatcaacacaaagacatgacaatgtcaatacaatttcatattaaCATTGTATAAacattgtattgatataatatgtgttgtgtattgatataaagttgttaacgaaatttatgaaaattttcgatttttttttttaaattttgacatcggaacatatgcaagtgagatctcgttagaatcctgaTGAAGTtgtctttaatttgatatatgttgtgcgaaaaaataatttaaatcgagaaagatatatgcgttttaaagttatgagatatttttcaaaagataGTTACaattaatttgttgtaaattgacattaatacatttattgacttttttttatcatattgaCATTCCGGGGCTGATGATTTAGGCCCTatatttgaatatctaatgactattataaaattatagttagcaattaagtattgagttagcaatataacactccccatTGATAGGAGTATATAGtttacttttaattatttttgcatagtccttttattttaagaataataattaattgattattatAAGAACTTTCACTTATATACGGATTGTAGTGTTTTAGGGTTCTCACAGCTCTTTAGTATTAAGCTTCAAACAAATCATAGCCATTGGATCCTTGGCTTGAATGATTGTGATCAAAATAGCCGAGCTAAGTTAATTAACGAAAACTatacattattagtcggtgtatattattagaatgaaaatctacattattagactataaTGCTATATTATTATCCGAGCTACATTAATTGACGAAAAATCTACATTGTTAAATGACACATGACATTAATATAACCGttagatgacaaaatcgtggggctgagattcgGTGGAATATTTGGACAATATTTGCATGTTGAATTTGAATACAAGTCTATACAaatttcctatatatataattgaatCATGATCGTTAAGTATGTTGGCACATCTTTTTCTTTAAACACTCAAAATacctataaaattaaataaaaatataggaattctatttataagtaaaactactaataataataactaattATGACCATCATTCCTCAAATAAAAGGATTAggtacaaaataatttaattaaattttaacacTAAGTCTAGCTCGTCTGAAATCATTAatcttaaaaatttattaaaaagtacataattattaaaaaaagcaTATACAAATATTTCCAAGTGGAAAGTATGTTAGAATTTAAAATACTAAGAGGCATTTAAATAGATGTGAATAGGAAAAACAAAAGTTAGCTATGAATTTTACATTTAAATTCAGTAGGAGTAATTGCTAaaacatcaattaaaaaaatatgaataagaaTAAATGTTAAAATCAACATATATAGAAAAATACTCTAATATGCTAACGTCTTTTTAACTTTAACTGTGTTTTACCttttaatagaataaaatagTGTTTAAAATGATgtgaattaaatttaaaaaagttagtATAGCTATTGCGTTTGGTTCacaaattttgtcattttaagcCACAGCAGGGGATTCCATCCTGAATAGCTGCAGCAACTACCAGACAAGAAATTGATCACCCCCAAAATCAAGTCAATCCGCAAGAATTTCCAAAAGGGAGAGGAAAATGTTGTACAGAATTAAATACGTAGGCTAGATGACTGACAAAAtgtagtataattaaattgatttatctTTGCTTCGCTCGATTCAAAACAATGTTACCAGAATATCCCTAtaatatgttttttgttttatttatttatgatgaTAATGATATGTTTCACAATTCACATGCAAGTCGTACATGTTAAAATGAACctattcatttttataaataatccACATATGATATCTCAATACGGCATGGCATATGAATAGTTCTTATTTGTTAATATCCGAAAAGAATTATCCTTACCATGATACCTCTGACAATACATTTAACTCCAGCATTAAGTATACTCTTATATCATTTATTAATAAATGTATATGATACGTGAATAAGAGACCAacaagagcattagcaatggggcgccctaaggcgcgccctatgacgcgccacgtcaacagttttatcctcctacctccccacctacAGTGGGGCGCCGGCGCCCTAAGGtacgccctatggcgcgccacatcatcattttattgttttgtttaattaatttaactgttttcaaataacaagtaacgagtaaataaaaaatggtctaaataacaaatggtgaagttttaataaaaaaagttacatcattgaactaataaaaaaaaaactaagtcggaccaattcccaacttccgacgcagctcatcgagtaacgcccggagatattcggcttcgtcggggtcggtacacttcttgagggccctgtgcgtctgcaacatcgtccttgccatcgacgctgttgctaacgactcaaacgcggtggccgtctgggtcgggagctctaccgggaccggagcttgggttgcagcggtcgacgatgaggtcgcggtcgccttccccttggccttcgcagccttgacgccgggaggatgccggaaggacaccggtgtgtcggaactcccttcatccacgtacgtccggttgaggtcaatcGGGtggttgccgctgccgctgctcgtgtaatcaccagcttcagtggtcttcgtcctcttcggcgcaccagtgtgcagaattccaccttggaacttctgcttgtccctcaagagcgcccagatggcctcgtgcttgaagtcgccgtacatcgaccggtacgacaacaacgctttagcgcgcacgtcgctcaagctctcgccgctcccctgtgcccgcgtgaacttctcgaactccgccgcgtacaagttcacttgcttcttcacttgatcccagtgcttgcggagttgctcacgtttgcgcttgtacgcggtcggcggcttgacctcattgtagaggccggcgatgcgctcccagtacgcgacctgcctctggttgttcgtgAAAATCGGGTCTTcagatatatctacccaacaccgggccaaggtgagagtttcgtcgtcgttgtagttcgtacggccgggggcgtactcatcgcaatcaccggaaggcggcaacttctgcgctcgctgccggttccgcttctttctggctggggcggaagaggtcgcggcggggtcgggatcggccgctgcggttgggcggtgcggagacggctccatgtcagacaacccatacgattccgtactgaaatcgggatcgtaatgggtgctggtgtcgaacgaacgataatcgccgggttctgtacccggctaatgcgcccctgcgctaaacgtaggactattggggcttgaatcaatttcgtagtaattatgtaattgtaagttttgaaaatgaaatcgagtgaaatgaaatgttacaaatgaacggtatttataaaaaaacgaaaccgcgtgccatcgtccgcggttgatcgtccgcgacctccacaatggggcggacgatgacgcggacgatggccatcgtccgcggccatcgtccgcgacagccgcaatggggtggacgatggcgcggacgatggccatcgtctgcgctatcctccgcgaccgaagtatagggcgcgactatcgtccgcgccctatggcgcgcacccgcaatgggtgcggacgatggatgccgcggacgatgcgcgccatggggcgtgccatcgtccgcccattgcggatgcccttaagTCCTAATCAGGTCTTATTCCAAAACAAATTAACTAATAAGGGGAGTGGTCcaatatttaaattgatttttttttactttttcattcATAATATGATACagttaatatataaatatttcaatatttataataatatggaattaaaatttgattttatgacATATTGAATTTCTTATTTCTCAAATCACAAAATACTTTTGAGGCAAATATCCCACCTTCACAAAGTAATCCCTTAATATAGCCAGTACAGGCCCAATATTAATTCTTATTCAGCCCAACCAATTATCCATTTATCAAACCAGCCCAATTTcataatcaaaattttcaaaagttttaaataaatttgtttttttttatgattccATCTTTTCTTTTCCCTCCAACAAATCGAGGCAAAAAAAAATCGGAAGACACTGAAAATTTGCAATGGCGTCCGCCTCTGCTCCGCGCAGCGGTGTACAGGGAAGAATTGCGTCGGCGGCAACAACGCTTGCCGCCGAGAACCAGACTCTTATTGCTGTAAGTTCGCTCAGTTTTGGTATATCCTAGCAATTTCACTTCTCGAATCCGTTTTATTCATCTATGCTCTTATTCAATTGCTTTAGGATATTAGAAGGGCTACAGTTATGATGAAAGAAGTTGGAGTCGATTTCGAGAGGGACAACGAATTTGACATGGTATTTTCGCTTAAACCCTACTATAATGTCGAAGTATTTAAGAATTTTTGGGATTTCCAGTCGTAAATTGACTACCGAACATTTACAAGGGATTAATAGCATTTCATGCTCTCTTTCGTGGGTTTGattatggagtattaaaattgAAGTATAACATCACGAAAATTCATGACATAAGTGCTCATTCTTGCTCAATTCAAGCCAATTGTTGATGGATTAGCTCGTTTTGTGAGAAAAGTTATGCTCCAGTAATAAAAGTTATGACAAGTTGTCCCTTTTAAaggataaaataatattattcatAATTTTCTAGAGTTAAGTTTGTATTTGTCTTGTGTTATTGAGCTCCCATGATTTTCTTCTTTCGGTACTAGTCGCtttttttgtgttctttgtatATTCATGTTGGTATGAGTTTTCAAGAATGCTTGTTTAATCAGTGGTAGAGAATTATATTGTGTATGGTTAAGTGGGTAAGATGTTTTCTAGTAATGGTCTAGTCTACTTTGCTTATGAGCCTACTTTGGTATAAGAAAAATGCCATTTGGTTGTGATGATGAATTTTTAGCATCCCTACATAAACTCGTCAAATTTTACCCCATTATGTCTGAATTTTTTGTATTGCATGAAGCCATCACGTGTTTTGTTTGGAAGAGGAAACCATCATATGTTAGCAAGTGTAATATGTGATCCAAATTATCAAATACAGTAGTATGTATTGTCAATTTGGCACTGCAGGTGAAGCAGCTTGAAGATGGAGTTGTTAACTTAGTGAAAGCTGCAGATGAGTGTATTCATCTTTCGAGCAGCATCCAATCTATAGGAAAAGATTACCAGCCTGCAGCTGAGGTATCATTACTTATGGAGTCCTTCGCGAgggtattaattttaattttgatcttAGCTGTAAGTTATAGCTGATTTTGTGTTGTTTGACCTGTTTTTGGCGCTCCAGCTAACTAACTTCAGTAAGCTCTTCGATAAGAAAATCAAAAGATCAAAGGCTGATGTGTCATCTGTCTCACAGAGCCAGTTATGGTTACGGCAGTTCCGTGAAGCTATCTGGGTATGTTTACATGACCTGAATATCTACCATCACTAATTGTAGTGTCGGCAGTGAAATTAAGCATTTGCTTCAAAATCCTCGTTTGCATCTCCCCCACTCACTGAATCAATAATCTTGCCTCTGAAACATGCTTAGATTTGCCAAGATATTTCAACTTAGATTTAATGCACATTCCATTTAGATGGGTTTTGTTGTTTTCTGCAGAAAGTTCATCACGAAGGACAACCTATGCCAGGTGAAGAGCAAGAGGACATAATAATGACCAGCACAGAGTGCAATATTCTAAATGCTACCTGTCCACTGACTGGAAAACCTATCACTGAACTAGCAGAACCTGTTAGAAGGTAATATTAATCGTTTGATCACTTCATTTCTCCATTTGACGACAAGATGCTTTCAGCATATACTCTCTAAACTATGTGCTTGTGCCTAATGATGCTTCTCCGTTAGTCAAGTTGGCTCTAGAATTCTCTCTCAAATATTATTCCGGCATAACTTTTTGATATTCTTGATGAGACAAATGTTGCAAGCCTTTGTTTCTCTCTTCTCAAAATGTTATAAACCTATTTTCTTAATGGTTACCCTACTAATAAGAAAGTTTATTCAGCACAAACTGGATACTTTCTTTGAGCATCCATACTGATTCTTTTCCTGTATATTTTGCAATTTTCATAGCATGGATTGCAAGCACATATACGAGAAGAAGGCTATCATGCAACATTTAAGGACGAGAACCGCACAGATCCGTTGCCCGGTGACAGGTATATTTGCCACCTCTTCTTGATGAAATTTACCCTGTTATGAGTATAGTGCTATTGGATAGTTTGTGAGCTTGATGATGTTCTCCTTTCAGGTTGCCCGAAAAAATTGGTCGCAGACAGAGTGGATTGCGACCCCTTTTTACTGATGGAAATTGATGAAGTGCGATCACTTAATGCACAACGTGCCACAGCTGGTGTGATCGAAGATTTCACTCAGCTGGAACAAGATTAATCTGTTAAAAGTTTGCATCAATGGCAGCCGTTTTGAGACATGGAGACATCATCAATCCACAAAGATTTCTCCCCTTCGTGCCTTCTACTGCTAACGTAGTATTCACAAGAACATGTTAAATGTTCCAATGGGTCAAGATTCATGAGATGATATCTAAATCAAATGACTTAATAGTAGCATGTTTCTATTTTGTAggaatttatttgtaaatttttgTGCTTTATTAAAGTACCTTACTATCTAAAAGATGCAACAATACAATGATTAATTATGCGTAAGTATTAGATTTTGTTTCATTGTATTAATGGAGCTGGCTAATGAGGTGACTCAGCTAACTGattatagagtgaactacatttTTAGTCCATGAACATTGTTATAACATCGTTTGCAACTTCTATTCTTTAAAAATAATGTCACACGTTTATGATCTTTGATGTAATATTGCTGAAAGAACTTATGCATTTTTTGGACTTTGATGTAGTGTTGAAGCGCAAATGATTAATTGGGATTGTTTGTAAGTTGAGTTTTCTGCATGAGTAAGGAGTAATAATGTGGCATCACTGTATTTGTCAATCGGAGTTTCAGTGTATTTGGTAACTTAATAAATCGAATTTATATATCAATCTCTCAACTCAACTATTGTATTTTGTCACAACCGAATCAATTTATGTTTAATTAGTCAATAATGATAGCTTTCACGCCCTTGGGACCAATTACCAAACTCTTG
This sequence is a window from Salvia splendens isolate huo1 chromosome 14, SspV2, whole genome shotgun sequence. Protein-coding genes within it:
- the LOC121764429 gene encoding purple acid phosphatase 7-like, yielding MPCFSLRLPNNAVELSRIKHRSKRYDDSISFLAVGDWGRNGNFNQSIVATQMGYVGKKLGIDFVVSTGDNFYDDGLKGEDDRAFKTSFSNIYTAKSLRKPWFSVLGNHDYQGNVEAQLSPALKKRDKRWNCKRNFILEAGSADIFFVDTTPFVQKYFDNPKKQVFDWRNVLPRDRYMSSTLKNMNVSLEHSKAPWKIVVGHHTIRSIGYHGDTQEMIDHFLPILEAHKVDMYINGHDHCLQHLSNERGSMQFLTSGGGSKAWKNKIHYGLHNDSSMHFYHDGQGFLSVEIARDKAKLEFYDVSGRTIHRFKLEK
- the LOC121763901 gene encoding E3 SUMO-protein ligase MMS21-like, which produces MASASAPRSGVQGRIASAATTLAAENQTLIADIRRATVMMKEVGVDFERDNEFDMVKQLEDGVVNLVKAADECIHLSSSIQSIGKDYQPAAELTNFSKLFDKKIKRSKADVSSVSQSQLWLRQFREAIWKVHHEGQPMPGEEQEDIIMTSTECNILNATCPLTGKPITELAEPVRSMDCKHIYEKKAIMQHLRTRTAQIRCPVTGCPKKLVADRVDCDPFLLMEIDEVRSLNAQRATAGVIEDFTQLEQD